One genomic segment of Streptomyces niveus includes these proteins:
- a CDS encoding sigma-like protein, which yields MSSTEKNPEETTQGDHHSPAPPKTTTTTQGDHHSPVPPKTGATTQGDHHSPTPPK from the coding sequence ATGAGCAGCACCGAGAAGAACCCGGAAGAGACCACGCAGGGAGACCACCACTCTCCCGCGCCGCCGAAGACCACTACGACGACGCAGGGCGACCACCACTCCCCGGTACCGCCGAAGACCGGCGCCACGACTCAGGGCGACCACCACTCCCCCACGCCGCCCAAGTAG
- a CDS encoding AfsR/SARP family transcriptional regulator, producing the protein MDRDSGPRVPEQRAPATPNTMTTGTKSGATADTTAGAATPAAELRFAVLGPVRAWRGGETLSSGSPQQRALLAALLLREGRTATAAELIDGMWGETPPPQALAAVRTYASRLRKILSPGVLVSESGGYALRTRPEALDLGMAQELAAAAEKEQTAGNRHQARVLINKALGLWDGEPLASVPGPYAENERARLVEWRLQLVEGRLDIDLELGRHAEAVSELTALTAAHPLRERLRELLMLALYRSGRQAEALAVYADTRRLLADELGVDPRPELARLQQRILRADAELARPTEEPAPVATFTRPAQLPATVPDFTGRDLFVRELGNRLASADGSVMAVSALAGIGGVGKTTLAVHVAHAARPRFPDGQLYVDLQGAGARFAEPEAVLGSFLRALGTPDSAIPDSLDDRSALYRSTLDGRRVLILLDNARDAAQVRPLLPGTEGCAALVTSRVRMVDLEGAHLVDLDVMSPEEALQLFTRIVGQERVTSERKAALDVVAACGFLPLAIRIAASRLASRRTWTVSVLAAKLADERRRLDELQAGDLAVKATFELGYGQLEPAQARAFRLLGLADGPDISLAAAAAVLDLPQHDTEDLLESLVDTSLLESAAPGRYRYHDLVRLYARACADRDEQPRTGIDAALSRLLDFYLATAARVYTIERPGDRLKDHLEPTEYGGLVFTDRNDAQDWLYAEADCLLACARQAAGGSRLRGAVDLLWAAQGLAESGANAKSYETAARSALAAARAAGDARTEGRARTSMTNVHLVAGRYEDADDEARQAAALAESVQDPAPVYWSDNDRGIIAFNQGRFRDAEAHLLRAMEGSRADGNRPGEASALCNLSRIQHSLGRTSRAVTLAEQGVEVYDSIGHTLRLSNARFALGIALTNAGRHTEALEQLGEALEGFEANRQRLWEGTTHFRISQAHFAAHRAGAAAQHAEQALAIGCIGGDRTRGNVLITLGRALESLGQADRARVCWREALALHEGSGAPEAEEARELLAAPLSAA; encoded by the coding sequence ATGGACCGTGACAGCGGGCCGCGCGTACCGGAGCAGCGGGCTCCGGCCACACCGAACACCATGACGACCGGCACGAAGAGCGGCGCCACGGCCGACACCACGGCCGGAGCCGCGACTCCGGCCGCGGAGCTGCGTTTCGCCGTACTCGGACCGGTGCGGGCCTGGCGTGGTGGCGAGACGCTGTCGTCCGGTTCACCCCAGCAGCGCGCCCTGCTCGCCGCCCTCCTCCTGCGGGAGGGCCGGACCGCCACGGCCGCCGAGCTGATCGACGGCATGTGGGGCGAGACACCGCCGCCGCAGGCGCTCGCCGCCGTGCGGACGTACGCCTCCCGGCTGCGCAAGATCCTCTCCCCCGGTGTCCTGGTCAGCGAGTCCGGCGGATACGCCCTGCGCACCCGGCCGGAGGCGCTGGACCTCGGTATGGCACAGGAGTTGGCCGCCGCCGCCGAGAAGGAGCAGACGGCGGGGAACCGTCACCAGGCCCGCGTGCTGATCAACAAGGCGCTCGGTCTGTGGGACGGCGAACCCCTGGCGTCCGTACCCGGGCCGTACGCGGAGAACGAGCGCGCGCGGCTCGTCGAGTGGCGGCTCCAGCTCGTCGAGGGGCGGCTGGACATCGATCTGGAGCTGGGCAGACACGCGGAGGCCGTCTCCGAACTCACCGCGCTGACCGCCGCGCACCCGCTGCGCGAGCGTCTGCGCGAACTGCTGATGCTGGCCCTCTACCGCAGCGGCCGGCAGGCGGAGGCGCTGGCCGTGTACGCGGACACGCGCCGGCTCCTCGCCGACGAACTGGGCGTGGACCCGCGGCCCGAACTCGCGAGGCTCCAGCAGCGCATCCTGCGGGCGGACGCCGAACTGGCCCGCCCGACGGAGGAACCCGCGCCCGTCGCCACCTTCACCCGGCCCGCCCAACTGCCCGCCACGGTGCCGGACTTCACCGGACGGGACCTGTTCGTACGGGAGTTGGGCAACAGGCTCGCCAGCGCCGATGGTTCGGTGATGGCGGTCTCCGCGCTCGCCGGTATCGGTGGGGTGGGCAAGACGACGCTCGCCGTGCATGTCGCGCACGCGGCCCGTCCGCGCTTCCCCGACGGCCAGTTGTACGTGGACCTCCAGGGCGCGGGTGCGCGGTTCGCCGAACCGGAGGCGGTGCTCGGCTCGTTCCTGCGGGCGCTCGGCACACCAGACTCGGCGATCCCGGACTCGCTGGACGACCGCTCGGCGCTGTACCGCTCGACGCTGGACGGCCGCCGGGTGCTGATCCTGCTCGACAACGCGCGCGACGCCGCGCAGGTACGCCCGCTGCTGCCCGGTACGGAGGGCTGTGCCGCGCTCGTCACCAGCCGCGTCCGGATGGTCGATCTGGAGGGCGCCCATCTGGTCGACCTGGACGTGATGTCGCCGGAGGAAGCGCTCCAGCTCTTCACGCGCATAGTCGGTCAGGAGCGTGTCACCTCTGAGCGCAAGGCGGCGCTGGACGTGGTCGCCGCCTGTGGTTTCCTGCCGCTCGCCATCCGGATCGCCGCCTCCCGGCTGGCCTCGCGCCGCACATGGACGGTCTCGGTCCTGGCGGCGAAGCTCGCCGACGAGCGCCGGCGGCTGGACGAACTCCAGGCGGGCGACCTGGCGGTGAAGGCGACCTTCGAACTCGGCTACGGGCAGCTGGAGCCCGCCCAGGCCCGCGCGTTCCGGCTGCTGGGGCTGGCCGACGGGCCGGACATCTCGCTGGCGGCGGCCGCAGCCGTACTCGATCTTCCGCAGCACGACACCGAGGATCTGCTGGAGTCCCTGGTGGACACCTCGCTCCTGGAGTCGGCGGCGCCCGGCCGCTACCGCTACCACGATCTGGTCCGGCTCTACGCGCGTGCCTGCGCCGACCGCGACGAACAGCCGCGCACCGGGATCGACGCCGCGCTCTCCCGGCTGCTGGACTTCTATCTGGCGACGGCGGCGCGGGTGTACACGATCGAGCGGCCGGGCGACCGTCTCAAGGACCATCTGGAGCCGACGGAGTACGGGGGCCTGGTCTTCACCGACCGCAACGACGCGCAGGACTGGCTGTACGCGGAGGCCGACTGTCTGCTGGCGTGCGCCCGGCAGGCGGCGGGCGGGTCGCGGCTGCGGGGCGCGGTGGATCTGCTGTGGGCCGCGCAGGGCCTCGCGGAGTCGGGCGCCAACGCCAAGTCCTACGAGACGGCGGCCCGTTCGGCGCTCGCGGCGGCGCGCGCGGCCGGCGACGCCCGTACGGAGGGGCGCGCGCGGACCTCGATGACCAACGTCCATCTGGTGGCGGGCCGTTACGAGGACGCGGACGACGAGGCCCGGCAGGCGGCGGCGCTGGCGGAGTCCGTACAGGACCCGGCGCCCGTCTACTGGTCGGACAACGACCGGGGCATCATCGCCTTCAACCAGGGCCGCTTCCGGGACGCCGAGGCGCATCTCCTCAGGGCGATGGAGGGCTCCCGCGCCGACGGCAACCGCCCCGGCGAGGCGAGCGCCCTGTGCAACCTCTCGCGCATCCAGCACTCCCTGGGCCGTACGTCCCGGGCCGTGACGCTGGCCGAGCAGGGTGTCGAGGTCTACGACAGCATCGGGCACACACTGCGCCTCTCCAACGCCCGTTTCGCGCTGGGGATCGCGCTCACGAACGCCGGGCGGCACACGGAGGCGCTGGAGCAACTGGGCGAGGCGCTGGAGGGGTTCGAGGCGAACCGGCAGCGGCTCTGGGAGGGCACCACCCATTTCCGTATCTCCCAGGCCCATTTCGCGGCCCACCGTGCCGGGGCGGCAGCGCAGCACGCCGAGCAGGCGCTCGCGATCGGCTGCATCGGCGGCGACCGGACGAGGGGCAACGTACTGATCACGCTGGGCAGGGCGCTGGAGAGTCTGGGGCAGGCGGACCGGGCGCGGGTGTGCTGGCGCGAGGCGCTGGCGCTGCACGAGGGGTCGGGCGCGCCGGAGGCCGAGGAGGCACGGGAGTTGCTCGCCGCGCCGCTCAGCGCGGCGTAG
- a CDS encoding carboxymuconolactone decarboxylase family protein: METRSITAVVPKGPRMTEDPSELVPELAEVSAALFKAVGNGSVPRTTISLVHLRAGQLVGSTYLTVLHTGFLREAGVPEERITSVVSWQDSPYFDAAERAALALVEAVLQPSADGERVSDELYALAAEHYDAKALATLVNAIGQVGFFIAIALIAKPVPGRSFSDPWR, from the coding sequence ATGGAAACACGTTCGATCACCGCGGTTGTCCCCAAGGGCCCGCGGATGACCGAGGACCCGTCCGAGCTGGTCCCCGAGCTGGCGGAGGTGTCGGCGGCGCTGTTCAAGGCCGTCGGCAACGGCTCCGTACCGCGCACCACGATCAGCCTGGTCCATCTGCGCGCGGGTCAGCTCGTCGGCAGCACCTACCTGACCGTTCTGCACACGGGCTTCCTCCGCGAGGCGGGGGTGCCGGAGGAGCGGATCACATCGGTGGTCTCCTGGCAGGACTCGCCGTACTTCGACGCCGCCGAACGCGCCGCGCTGGCGCTCGTGGAGGCCGTGCTCCAGCCGTCCGCGGACGGTGAGCGGGTCTCCGACGAGCTGTACGCGCTGGCGGCCGAGCACTACGACGCCAAGGCGCTCGCGACGCTGGTGAACGCGATCGGGCAGGTCGGCTTCTTCATCGCCATCGCGCTGATCGCCAAGCCGGTGCCCGGAAGGTCGTTCAGCGATCCCTGGCGGTGA
- a CDS encoding CehA/McbA family metallohydrolase has product MCNDHTEHAMGRRGLLVTGAAAALTLGTVSFANAAPSGNGNGNSTGTGTGTETQTVRGTLPTGSPDFVYLPVDVPRGVREIRVSYSYVRPTVPAGTQGNALDIGIFDERGTELGGKGFRGWSGGARTEFFIRADEATPGYLPGPVRSGKWHIALGPYTVAPEGLAYEVTITLTYGSPGSTPRPVHPPERAKGRGRAWYRGDCHLHSVHSDGRRTPAEIAAGARAAGLDFINTSEHNTSSSHGAWDGLWGDDLLILTGEEITTRNGHVVAIGMDAGTFVDWRYRARDNRFGHYAREVRRAGGLVVPAHPHATCIGCNWKFGFGDADAVEVWNGPFTPEDEVALASWDNTLVSAARSGQSWTPAMGSSDAHRDPDPIGTPQTVVLADELSREAILAGIRAGRSYIAESAAVSVTFGASGGRGQHAGIGERLRVADDAPVTVRLEVTGAPAGSSARIVTDQGTLHTAALPESGSGTVEWRTTAEYATYVRAEVRRPPAVPGVPGLPGPFVALTNPVFLGGKGA; this is encoded by the coding sequence ATGTGCAACGACCACACGGAACACGCGATGGGCAGACGCGGTCTGCTCGTGACCGGAGCGGCGGCGGCCCTTACGTTGGGCACCGTGAGCTTCGCGAACGCCGCGCCCAGCGGAAACGGCAACGGCAACAGCACGGGGACCGGCACCGGCACGGAGACGCAGACCGTACGCGGCACCCTGCCCACCGGCTCCCCCGACTTCGTCTACCTCCCGGTCGACGTACCGCGCGGCGTCCGCGAGATCCGCGTCTCGTACAGCTACGTACGCCCCACCGTCCCGGCCGGCACCCAGGGCAACGCACTCGACATCGGCATCTTCGACGAGCGCGGCACCGAACTGGGCGGGAAAGGCTTCCGGGGCTGGTCCGGCGGCGCGCGTACCGAGTTCTTCATCCGCGCCGACGAGGCGACCCCCGGCTATCTGCCGGGCCCGGTGCGCTCCGGGAAGTGGCACATCGCGCTGGGCCCGTACACCGTCGCGCCCGAAGGTCTCGCGTACGAGGTCACGATCACCCTCACCTACGGCTCCCCCGGCAGCACCCCGCGCCCGGTCCACCCGCCCGAGCGGGCCAAGGGGCGCGGGCGCGCCTGGTACCGGGGCGACTGCCATCTGCACTCCGTGCACTCGGACGGCAGGCGCACCCCGGCCGAGATCGCGGCGGGCGCGCGGGCGGCGGGGCTGGACTTCATCAACACCAGTGAGCACAACACCTCGTCCTCGCACGGCGCGTGGGACGGGCTGTGGGGCGACGACCTGCTGATCCTCACGGGTGAGGAGATCACCACCCGTAACGGCCATGTCGTCGCCATCGGCATGGACGCGGGCACGTTCGTCGACTGGCGCTACCGGGCACGCGACAACCGCTTCGGGCACTACGCCCGCGAGGTGCGGCGCGCGGGCGGGCTGGTCGTACCCGCGCATCCGCACGCCACCTGCATCGGCTGCAACTGGAAGTTCGGCTTCGGGGACGCCGACGCGGTCGAGGTGTGGAACGGTCCCTTCACCCCGGAGGACGAGGTGGCCCTGGCCTCCTGGGACAACACCCTGGTGTCGGCCGCCCGTTCGGGACAGTCGTGGACCCCGGCTATGGGCAGCAGCGACGCACACCGCGACCCCGACCCGATCGGCACCCCGCAGACCGTCGTCCTCGCCGACGAGCTCTCCCGCGAGGCGATCCTGGCCGGTATCCGCGCGGGCCGCAGCTACATCGCGGAGTCGGCGGCGGTGTCCGTGACGTTCGGCGCCTCGGGCGGTCGCGGGCAGCACGCGGGCATCGGCGAGCGGCTGCGGGTGGCCGACGACGCCCCCGTGACGGTACGGCTGGAGGTCACCGGCGCCCCGGCGGGCAGCTCGGCGCGCATCGTCACCGACCAGGGGACGCTGCACACCGCCGCGCTGCCGGAGTCGGGGTCGGGCACGGTGGAGTGGCGTACGACCGCCGAGTACGCGACGTACGTACGCGCGGAGGTACGCCGCCCGCCGGCGGTCCCGGGCGTGCCCGGTCTGCCCGGCCCGTTCGTCGCGCTCACCAACCCGGTGTTCCTGGGCGGCAAGGGCGCGTAG
- a CDS encoding LLM class F420-dependent oxidoreductase, which yields MRIATTIFLTDETITPVRLARELEERGFAGLYLPEHTHIPVERATPYPAGGELPREYGRTLDPFVALAQAAAVTDRLGLATGITLIAQHDPIDLAKQIATLDHLSGGRFTLGLGFGWNKEEAADHGVHWTTRRELGWDRLAMMRALWAPEPTPYEGEFASVRPSEAHPKPANGAPRTLVGGAAGLRLFARIAEQADGWLPIGGRGLGESIPALRKAWEGAGRAPEALQIVPYAVRPSPGKLTHYADLGVNEVVLQLPSGGESEVLGALDEFARYV from the coding sequence ATGCGGATCGCGACCACCATCTTCCTCACCGACGAGACGATCACGCCCGTGCGGCTCGCAAGGGAGCTGGAGGAGCGTGGCTTCGCCGGGCTCTACCTCCCCGAGCACACCCATATCCCGGTCGAGCGGGCGACGCCGTACCCGGCGGGCGGCGAACTGCCGCGCGAGTACGGCCGTACGCTCGACCCCTTCGTCGCGCTGGCCCAGGCGGCGGCGGTCACCGACCGCCTCGGCCTCGCCACCGGGATCACGCTCATCGCCCAGCACGACCCGATCGACCTCGCCAAGCAGATCGCGACGCTGGACCATCTCTCCGGCGGCCGGTTCACCCTTGGACTCGGCTTCGGCTGGAACAAGGAGGAAGCGGCGGACCACGGCGTCCACTGGACGACCCGGCGCGAACTCGGCTGGGACCGGCTGGCGATGATGCGGGCGCTGTGGGCGCCCGAACCGACGCCGTACGAGGGCGAGTTCGCCTCGGTGCGTCCCAGCGAGGCCCACCCCAAGCCGGCGAACGGCGCCCCGCGCACCCTGGTCGGCGGAGCGGCGGGCCTCAGACTCTTCGCCCGGATCGCCGAACAGGCGGACGGCTGGCTCCCCATCGGCGGCCGGGGCCTGGGCGAGTCGATCCCGGCCCTGCGCAAGGCATGGGAGGGCGCGGGCCGCGCCCCCGAAGCACTCCAGATCGTCCCGTACGCGGTCCGCCCCTCCCCCGGCAAGCTGACGCACTACGCGGACCTGGGCGTGAACGAGGTGGTGCTGCAACTGCCCTCGGGCGGCGAGAGCGAGGTGCTGGGGGCGCTGGACGAGTTCGCGCGGTACGTGTGA
- a CDS encoding DinB family protein has product MSTDTRVGPPHLGDERETLRAFLDYHRATLAMKCAGLSDDELRQQSMAPSTLSLLGLVRHLAEVERAWFRRVFEDNGAPMLWSPPGVIDFQAAYDASGSTRSEAFTAWEAEVENSRRIERAAESLDVTGHQPRWGEDVSLRMVMLHVLLEYGRHNGHADLLREGVDGTVGA; this is encoded by the coding sequence ATGAGCACCGATACCCGCGTAGGCCCTCCCCACCTCGGCGACGAGCGCGAGACATTGCGGGCCTTCCTCGACTACCACCGCGCGACCCTCGCCATGAAATGCGCCGGGCTGAGCGACGACGAGTTGCGGCAGCAGTCGATGGCGCCCTCGACGCTGTCCCTGCTCGGCCTCGTACGCCATCTGGCGGAGGTCGAACGCGCCTGGTTCCGGCGGGTGTTCGAGGACAACGGGGCGCCGATGCTGTGGTCACCCCCGGGCGTGATCGACTTCCAGGCGGCGTACGACGCGAGCGGCTCGACCCGGTCGGAGGCGTTCACCGCCTGGGAGGCCGAGGTCGAGAACTCACGGCGCATTGAACGGGCCGCCGAATCGCTGGATGTGACGGGGCATCAGCCGAGGTGGGGCGAGGACGTCTCACTGCGGATGGTGATGCTGCACGTGCTCCTGGAGTACGGCCGCCACAATGGCCACGCGGACCTGCTGCGCGAGGGAGTCGACGGAACGGTGGGCGCGTAG
- a CDS encoding SCO4402 family protein, producing the protein MNVEYENMRLLLLEHLRCLSDPVWRRNNWAQGRPPAESWGSFDDFLDFLYDDSGVLNDPEGSLGYVLKDADEVSAVTELRDAIDAGLSAGLDGEGESLRHPGWEAITTAAQRAVRIMTE; encoded by the coding sequence GTGAACGTCGAGTACGAGAACATGCGGCTGCTGCTTCTGGAGCACCTACGGTGCCTTTCAGATCCGGTATGGCGAAGGAACAATTGGGCTCAGGGTCGACCCCCTGCGGAGAGCTGGGGATCTTTCGATGACTTCCTTGACTTCCTCTACGACGACAGCGGCGTACTGAATGACCCGGAAGGGTCCTTGGGGTACGTACTCAAGGACGCTGATGAGGTGTCCGCGGTCACCGAGCTGAGGGATGCCATTGATGCCGGTCTGTCGGCGGGACTTGACGGAGAGGGAGAATCACTCCGGCATCCCGGCTGGGAGGCGATCACCACGGCAGCGCAACGTGCGGTCCGGATTATGACTGAATAA